From a single Populus trichocarpa isolate Nisqually-1 chromosome 17, P.trichocarpa_v4.1, whole genome shotgun sequence genomic region:
- the LOC18099458 gene encoding LEAF RUST 10 DISEASE-RESISTANCE LOCUS RECEPTOR-LIKE PROTEIN KINASE-like 2.1 isoform X7, producing MQHHLFPTKSWFIMFLTITFVHAPSSASANDDERYVSCSNSLDCGDIKGVGYPFWGSNRPDYCGYPELKLNCSDQDLEITIKKLTYKVLGINNQSRTLSVARTDYAENICPIFILNTTWIPNLLNYTSDDQNITIYYGCPTQGAPTSTVLPQFPCEINATQMTGYFTAFANLSVLGSSASSLISYLASCKDSIIVPLRESAFQQILSTPTAAQLLGSLNQGFGLEWNASNSLCDTCQLSGGQCGHNQTTTAFTCYCKDQPQQFSCQQSPTNDQSSRSTRSRRLWIALGTSAAVAAMVTFSIITIYLTRREGSFGAVIAMTFRLKKSQHVGRVKTFMMDYHSLIPKRYSYSEIKKMTNSFVYTLGQGGFGNVYRGKLPDDGRLVAVKVLKESKGDGEEFMNEVASISRTSHVNVVNLLGFCYERNKRALIYEFMPNGSLDSFLSDKGSPHTTCRLEWKKLYEIAVSIARGLEYLHRGCNTRIVHFDIKPHNILLDEDFCPKISDFGLAKLCQSKVSKISMIGARGTVGYIAPEVFCRNFGGVTYKSDVYSYGMMVLEMVGQSKDFDMGSVETNELYFPDWFYMYLDPGEISTFHGGTTEEEEEIVKKMILVGLWCIQTMPSHRPSMTKVVEMFEGSLQSLQIPPRPSLSSPRRSAQDHSSNVSSLPCVSSRGVG from the exons ATGCAACACCATCTCTTTCCTACCAAGTCTTGGTTCATCATGTTCCTAACAATAACCTTTGTCCATGCTCCATCATCTGCCTCTGCCAATGATGATGAGCGATATGTAAGCTGCAGCAACTCGTTAGATTGTGGAGATATTAAGGGTGTTGGTTATCCTTTCTGGGGATCCAATAGGCCTGATTACTGTGGCTATCCGGAGTTGAAGCTCAACTGCAGTGACCAAGATCTGGAGATCACAATCAAGAAATTGACTTACAAAGTTCTTGGCATCAATAACCAGTCACGGACTCTCAGTGTTGCTCGAACAGATTATGCAGAAAACATCTGTCCAATATTCATTCTCAACACCACTTGGATACCCAATCTCTTGAACTACACATCCGATGATCAGAACATAACAATCTACTATGGTTGCCCCACTCAAGGTGCACCAACTTCAACGGTTTTACCTCAGTTTCCCTGCGAAATAAACGCCACTCAGATGACGGGCTACTTTACAGCATTTGCCAACTTGTCGGTTCTTGGAAGCTCTGCTTCTAGCTTGATCAGTTACCTGGCATCGTGCAAAGATAGCATTATAGTTCCACTACGTGAATCAGCTTTTCAGCAAATTTTAAGTACTCCAACTGCAGCACAGCTGCTGGGAAGTCTAAATCAAGGTTTTGGTTTGGAGTGGAATGCATCTAATAGCTTATGTGATACATGCCAACTTTCTGGTGGTCAGTGTGGGCACAACCAGACTACTACAGCATTTACTTGTTATTGCAAGGATCAACCTCAACaattttcttgccaacaatctcCAACTAATGATCAATCCTCAA GATCTACTCGGAGTAGGCGACTATGGATTGCTTTAG GCACATCAGCAGCTGTGGCAGCGATGGTGACTTTTTCCATAATTACAATATATCTCACTAGAAGAGAAGGTTCTTTTGGTGCTGTCATAGCAATGACCTTCAGGCTGAAGAAATCGCAGCATGTTGGTAGGGTTAAAACATTTATGATGGACTATCATTCTCTTATTCCAAAGCGTTATTCGTATTCAGAGATCAAGAAAATGACCAACTCATTCGTCTATACACTAGGCCAGGGAGGATTTGGTAATGTATACAGAGGAAAGTTACCAGATGACGGTCGTCTTGTAGCTGTAAAAGTCCTAAAAGAATCCAAAGGTGATGGAGAAGAGTTCATGAATGAAGTTGCAAGCATCAGTAGAACTTCCCACGTGAATGTAGTTAACCTTTTGGGCTTCTGCTACGAGAGGAATAAAAGAGCTTTGATTTATGAATTCATGCCCAATGGATCTTTAGATAGCTTCCTATCTGATAAAGGATCCCCACATACAACCTGTCGTTtagaatggaaaaaattatatgaaattgcaGTTAGTATTGCTAGAGGTCTGGAGTACTTGCATAGAGGGTGTAACACTCGGATTGTGCATTTTGACATAAAGCCTCACAACATTCTTCTTGATGAAGACTTTTGTCCAAAGATCTCAGATTTTGGTCTCGCGAAGCTATGCCAGAGCAAAGTAAGTAAGATTTCGATGATAGGTGCCAGAGGAACTGTTGGTTACATAGCGCCTGAAGTATTCTGCAGAAATTTTGGAGGAGTAACTTACAAGTCTGATGTGTATAGTTATGGAATGATGGTTCTTGAAATGGTCGGACAAAGTAAAGATTTTGATATGGGATCGGTGGAAACCAACGAGTTGTATTTCCCGGATTGGTTTTATATGTATCTTGATCCAGGAGAGATTTCAACATTTCATGGAGGTACAacggaggaggaagaagagattgttaaaaagatgattttagtGGGTTTGTGGTGCATCCAAACCATGCCGTCACATAGACCATCAATGACAAAGGTTGTAGAGATGTTTGAAGGCAGTCTTCAGTCTTTGCAAATTCCACCGAGACCTTCCCTTTCCTCTCCTAGAAGGTCCGCTCAAGATCACTCTTCCAATGTATCATCACTGCCTTGCGTGTCGTCCAGGGGGGTGGGGTAA
- the LOC18099460 gene encoding uncharacterized protein LOC18099460 isoform X3, whose translation MGGVTSTIAAKFAFFPPNPASYTVVTDDSSSAVSGGSTTRLYIPEVPRKDDVDVLKLRTRRGNEIVAVHIKHPRASATLLYSHGNAADLGQMFELFVELSNRLRINLMGYDYSGYGQSSGKPTECNTYADIDAAYKCLKEQYGVKDDQLILYGQSVGSGPTVDLASRLPNLRGVVLHSPILSGMRVLYPVKRTYWFDIYKNIDKIGMVNCRVLIIHGTSDEVVDYSHGKQLWELCKEKYEPLWINGGKSKTATNGPKTTAESENQNKPSESASSDTFELGDLPEISRNSLDSRLEKSKKPNKPEKSRMSTDRVDRFRRRKGLVW comes from the exons atggGCGGAGTCACTTCAACAATTGCCGCGAAGTTCGCTTTCTTCCCACCAAACCCTGCTTCTTATACGGTGGTAACTGATGACTCTTCCTCCGCCGTGTCTGGCGGCTCCACCACAAGGCTGTATATACCCGAGGTGCCGAGGAAGGATGACGTGGATGTGCTGAAGTTGAGGACTCGGCGTGGAAATGAAATCGTGGCTGTTCATATTAAACATCCAAGAGCTTCAGCTACTTTGTTGTATTCTCATGGAAATGCTGCTGATTTGGGTCAAATGTTTGAGCTTTTTGTTGAATTGAGTAATCGCCTTCGCATTAATCTTATGGG atatgATTACTCTGGCTATGGGCAATCAAGCGGAAAG CCAACTGAATGTAACACATATGCGGACATAGACGCGGCATATAAATGCCTCAAGGAGCAGTATGGGGTTAAAGATGATCAATTAATATTGTATGGTCAGTCTGTTGGTAGTGGTCCCACAGTTGATCTCGCTTCGCGTTTACCAAACTTGAGAGGTGTGGTTCTGCATAGCCCAATATTGTCTGGGATGAGGGTATTGTACCCAGTCAAAAGGACTTACTGGTTTGACATTTACAAG AACATTGACAAAATTGGTATGGTGAACTGTCGTGTTCTCATAATTCAT GGAACATCAGATGAAGTGGTTGACTACTCTCACGGGAAACAACTTTGGGAGCTTTGCAAAGAGAAATATGAACCATTGTGGATCAATGGAG GCAAATCAAAAACAGCTACAAATGGTCCTAAAACAACAGCAGAGTCTGAAAATCAGAACAAACCATCTGAGAGTGCAAGTTCAGACACTTTTGAACTGGGTGACCTTCCTGAAATCTCTAGAAATAGCTTAGATAGTAGGCTTGAGAAGTCTAAGAAGCCAAATAAGCCTGAAAAGTCTCGGATGAGCACTGACCGTGTTGATAgatttagaagaagaaaaggcttGGTCTGGTGA
- the LOC18099460 gene encoding uncharacterized protein LOC18099460 isoform X2 — translation MGGVTSTIAAKFAFFPPNPASYTVVTDDSSSAVSGGSTTRLYIPEVPRKDDVDVLKLRTRRGNEIVAVHIKHPRASATLLYSHGNAADLGQMFELFVELSNRLRINLMGYDYSGYGQSSGKPTECNTYADIDAAYKCLKEQYGVKDDQLILYGQSVGSGPTVDLASRLPNLRGVVLHSPILSGMRVLYPVKRTYWFDIYKGTSDEVVDYSHGKQLWELCKEKYEPLWINGGGHCNLELYPEFIKHLKKFVLTIGKSKTATNGPKTTAESENQNKPSESASSDTFELGDLPEISRNSLDSRLEKSKKPNKPEKSRMSTDRVDRFRRRKGLVW, via the exons atggGCGGAGTCACTTCAACAATTGCCGCGAAGTTCGCTTTCTTCCCACCAAACCCTGCTTCTTATACGGTGGTAACTGATGACTCTTCCTCCGCCGTGTCTGGCGGCTCCACCACAAGGCTGTATATACCCGAGGTGCCGAGGAAGGATGACGTGGATGTGCTGAAGTTGAGGACTCGGCGTGGAAATGAAATCGTGGCTGTTCATATTAAACATCCAAGAGCTTCAGCTACTTTGTTGTATTCTCATGGAAATGCTGCTGATTTGGGTCAAATGTTTGAGCTTTTTGTTGAATTGAGTAATCGCCTTCGCATTAATCTTATGGG atatgATTACTCTGGCTATGGGCAATCAAGCGGAAAG CCAACTGAATGTAACACATATGCGGACATAGACGCGGCATATAAATGCCTCAAGGAGCAGTATGGGGTTAAAGATGATCAATTAATATTGTATGGTCAGTCTGTTGGTAGTGGTCCCACAGTTGATCTCGCTTCGCGTTTACCAAACTTGAGAGGTGTGGTTCTGCATAGCCCAATATTGTCTGGGATGAGGGTATTGTACCCAGTCAAAAGGACTTACTGGTTTGACATTTACAAG GGAACATCAGATGAAGTGGTTGACTACTCTCACGGGAAACAACTTTGGGAGCTTTGCAAAGAGAAATATGAACCATTGTGGATCAATGGAGGTGGGCATTGCAATCTTGAGCTTTACCCAGAATTTATCAAACATCTGAAGAAGTTTGTTTTGACCATAGGCAAATCAAAAACAGCTACAAATGGTCCTAAAACAACAGCAGAGTCTGAAAATCAGAACAAACCATCTGAGAGTGCAAGTTCAGACACTTTTGAACTGGGTGACCTTCCTGAAATCTCTAGAAATAGCTTAGATAGTAGGCTTGAGAAGTCTAAGAAGCCAAATAAGCCTGAAAAGTCTCGGATGAGCACTGACCGTGTTGATAgatttagaagaagaaaaggcttGGTCTGGTGA
- the LOC18099460 gene encoding uncharacterized protein LOC18099460 isoform X1, with protein sequence MGGVTSTIAAKFAFFPPNPASYTVVTDDSSSAVSGGSTTRLYIPEVPRKDDVDVLKLRTRRGNEIVAVHIKHPRASATLLYSHGNAADLGQMFELFVELSNRLRINLMGYDYSGYGQSSGKPTECNTYADIDAAYKCLKEQYGVKDDQLILYGQSVGSGPTVDLASRLPNLRGVVLHSPILSGMRVLYPVKRTYWFDIYKNIDKIGMVNCRVLIIHGTSDEVVDYSHGKQLWELCKEKYEPLWINGGGHCNLELYPEFIKHLKKFVLTIGKSKTATNGPKTTAESENQNKPSESASSDTFELGDLPEISRNSLDSRLEKSKKPNKPEKSRMSTDRVDRFRRRKGLVW encoded by the exons atggGCGGAGTCACTTCAACAATTGCCGCGAAGTTCGCTTTCTTCCCACCAAACCCTGCTTCTTATACGGTGGTAACTGATGACTCTTCCTCCGCCGTGTCTGGCGGCTCCACCACAAGGCTGTATATACCCGAGGTGCCGAGGAAGGATGACGTGGATGTGCTGAAGTTGAGGACTCGGCGTGGAAATGAAATCGTGGCTGTTCATATTAAACATCCAAGAGCTTCAGCTACTTTGTTGTATTCTCATGGAAATGCTGCTGATTTGGGTCAAATGTTTGAGCTTTTTGTTGAATTGAGTAATCGCCTTCGCATTAATCTTATGGG atatgATTACTCTGGCTATGGGCAATCAAGCGGAAAG CCAACTGAATGTAACACATATGCGGACATAGACGCGGCATATAAATGCCTCAAGGAGCAGTATGGGGTTAAAGATGATCAATTAATATTGTATGGTCAGTCTGTTGGTAGTGGTCCCACAGTTGATCTCGCTTCGCGTTTACCAAACTTGAGAGGTGTGGTTCTGCATAGCCCAATATTGTCTGGGATGAGGGTATTGTACCCAGTCAAAAGGACTTACTGGTTTGACATTTACAAG AACATTGACAAAATTGGTATGGTGAACTGTCGTGTTCTCATAATTCAT GGAACATCAGATGAAGTGGTTGACTACTCTCACGGGAAACAACTTTGGGAGCTTTGCAAAGAGAAATATGAACCATTGTGGATCAATGGAGGTGGGCATTGCAATCTTGAGCTTTACCCAGAATTTATCAAACATCTGAAGAAGTTTGTTTTGACCATAGGCAAATCAAAAACAGCTACAAATGGTCCTAAAACAACAGCAGAGTCTGAAAATCAGAACAAACCATCTGAGAGTGCAAGTTCAGACACTTTTGAACTGGGTGACCTTCCTGAAATCTCTAGAAATAGCTTAGATAGTAGGCTTGAGAAGTCTAAGAAGCCAAATAAGCCTGAAAAGTCTCGGATGAGCACTGACCGTGTTGATAgatttagaagaagaaaaggcttGGTCTGGTGA